A single genomic interval of Thiohalobacter sp. harbors:
- a CDS encoding sulfurtransferase TusA family protein, with protein sequence MSLKQTLDLSGLNCPQHVMRCKAALARMPAGGLLHVRLTDPRCDHDIELLVHALGDRIERVETRAGATEYWIRRYTPATTGNRTGTPRPASVAAMLRLALDVFRPRPVTQ encoded by the coding sequence ATGAGCCTGAAGCAAACCCTGGACCTCAGCGGACTGAACTGTCCGCAACATGTCATGCGTTGCAAGGCGGCGCTGGCCCGCATGCCGGCCGGCGGACTGCTGCATGTGAGACTCACCGATCCGCGCTGCGACCATGACATCGAACTGCTGGTGCACGCCCTGGGCGACCGGATCGAGCGAGTAGAAACGCGGGCAGGCGCTACCGAGTACTGGATCCGGCGATACACCCCGGCGACCACGGGCAACCGCACTGGCACACCCCGTCCCGCCAGTGTCGCCGCCATGCTCAGGCTCGCGCTGGATGTGTTCCGGCCCCGGCCGGTGACCCAGTAA
- a CDS encoding tetratricopeptide repeat protein, which yields MTESRESPYIVAADAESFPALVVENSARGPVLVNFRSPEDETCQRQFALLEGLVGALDGRLLLVNVDVDAEAALARDLGVTDVPALKLFRKGRVVESRSGLQDEAALEVLVQYYVARDSDDVIDRAVPLFAEGRAQDAFRLLGEAMAEDPVNPRLPLAVARLLHHQGRTEAAIRLLDSVPEGVRQYDELLQFRILLGFRMEAGDEDDAALQARIDAAPDDPGPLRQRAARQVLAGEHAEALALLARLLEQETDADEAYARKAMLRVFALLAPDDPLRAEYGRYLQRHVH from the coding sequence ATGACCGAGTCCAGAGAATCGCCTTACATCGTCGCCGCCGACGCGGAAAGCTTCCCCGCGCTGGTGGTGGAGAATTCCGCCCGCGGCCCGGTGCTGGTCAACTTCCGCTCGCCCGAGGACGAAACCTGCCAGCGCCAGTTCGCTCTGCTGGAAGGGCTGGTGGGCGCGCTCGACGGGCGCCTGCTGCTGGTCAACGTGGATGTCGATGCCGAGGCGGCGCTGGCCCGTGATCTCGGTGTGACCGACGTACCTGCGCTGAAGCTGTTCCGCAAGGGCCGGGTGGTCGAGAGCCGCAGCGGCCTTCAGGACGAGGCGGCACTGGAGGTACTGGTCCAGTACTACGTGGCGCGCGACTCCGACGACGTCATCGACCGCGCCGTGCCGCTGTTTGCCGAGGGCCGTGCGCAGGATGCCTTTCGACTGCTCGGCGAGGCCATGGCCGAGGATCCGGTCAATCCCCGGCTGCCGCTGGCGGTGGCCCGCCTGCTCCACCACCAGGGCCGGACCGAGGCGGCCATCCGTCTCCTCGACAGCGTGCCCGAGGGCGTGCGCCAGTATGACGAGCTGCTGCAGTTCCGCATATTGCTCGGCTTTCGCATGGAGGCCGGCGACGAGGATGACGCCGCGCTGCAGGCGCGCATCGACGCCGCCCCCGATGACCCCGGACCCCTGCGTCAGCGTGCCGCCCGCCAGGTGCTCGCCGGCGAGCACGCCGAGGCCCTTGCGCTGCTTGCGCGCCTGCTCGAGCAGGAAACGGATGCCGACGAGGCCTACGCCCGCAAGGCCATGCTGCGGGTCTTCGCCCTGCTCGCGCCCGACGATCCGCTGCGCGCCGAGTACGGGCGGTATCTCCAGCGTCACGTGCATTAG
- a CDS encoding cupin domain-containing protein, translating into MNEIRVESNPPGERLEAMEVFDWPIWEKEASTFPWTYDSSETCYLLTGRVTVTPEGGEPVQLRAGDLVTFPAGLSCTWEIHEEVRKHYRFE; encoded by the coding sequence ATGAACGAGATCCGTGTCGAGTCCAATCCCCCCGGCGAGCGGCTCGAGGCGATGGAGGTCTTCGACTGGCCAATCTGGGAAAAGGAGGCCTCGACCTTCCCCTGGACCTACGACAGCAGCGAGACCTGTTATCTGCTCACCGGCCGGGTCACGGTCACGCCCGAGGGCGGCGAGCCGGTGCAGCTGCGCGCCGGGGATCTGGTCACCTTCCCCGCCGGGTTGTCCTGCACCTGGGAGATCCACGAGGAAGTACGCAAGCACTACCGGTTCGAATAG
- a CDS encoding NAD(P)-dependent oxidoreductase → MNACLAGVFGLGAMGAPMAENLHRAGLLGGFWNRSPGRAAALAERLGRPPAADAEALAAGVEVLLLSLSADADVTSLLERLHPVLRPGQVVVDTSTTHPDTARRLAARLDEAGVGFLDAPVSGGVEGARRGTLAMMVGGEPEMLARVRPVLEVISARIAHLGPVGSGQATKAVNQVIAAGINQAVCQGLALAEALGLPLDRVIEVVGGGAAGNWFLTHRGPTLVQGRFEPGFRVALHRKDLDICARLAEGLGLELSLVRDTLADYARLETDGHGDEDISALYRLKRAVRQADED, encoded by the coding sequence ATGAACGCCTGCCTTGCCGGCGTGTTCGGTCTCGGCGCCATGGGTGCGCCCATGGCCGAAAACCTGCATCGCGCCGGCCTGCTCGGCGGCTTCTGGAATCGCTCGCCGGGGCGGGCCGCGGCCCTGGCCGAGCGGCTGGGCAGGCCACCCGCAGCCGATGCCGAGGCACTGGCCGCCGGGGTCGAGGTGCTGCTGCTCAGCCTGTCGGCGGATGCCGACGTGACATCGCTGCTCGAGCGGCTGCACCCCGTGCTGCGACCGGGCCAGGTCGTGGTCGACACCTCCACCACGCACCCGGACACCGCCCGGCGCCTGGCCGCGCGCCTGGACGAGGCCGGGGTCGGCTTTCTCGATGCGCCCGTTTCCGGAGGTGTCGAGGGTGCCCGGCGGGGCACGCTGGCGATGATGGTCGGCGGCGAGCCGGAGATGCTCGCCCGGGTGCGCCCGGTACTTGAAGTCATCAGCGCGCGCATCGCGCACCTGGGGCCGGTCGGCAGCGGTCAGGCCACCAAGGCCGTCAACCAGGTGATCGCCGCCGGCATCAACCAGGCCGTGTGCCAGGGGCTGGCGCTGGCCGAGGCTCTGGGCCTGCCGCTGGACCGGGTCATCGAAGTGGTGGGCGGCGGTGCCGCCGGCAACTGGTTCCTCACCCATCGCGGGCCGACCCTGGTGCAGGGGCGTTTCGAGCCCGGCTTCCGGGTGGCGCTGCACCGCAAGGATCTGGACATCTGCGCCCGGCTGGCCGAGGGCCTCGGGCTGGAACTGTCACTGGTGCGGGACACCCTTGCCGACTACGCGCGGCTGGAGACCGACGGCCACGGCGACGAGGACATCTCTGCCCTCTATCGCCTGAAACGGGCCGTGCGGCAGGCCGACGAGGACTGA